The window GCAAGCACCTAAGCTAACTGCAGcttagttattttatttttattttagatacttatACCACATCTGATTAGCTAGATAGCCAATAGCAAGATCAGTCTTGAGAGGAATTAGATGCTCTTTTCCATTTATTGGGTAGCAATTTATCTGTATTAGCTGTAAGCTAATGTCAAAGGTATGGTATTTCAGGATAAAATGTAAATAGTATTTTCAGATGGCCAAAGAAGTTATAATTTTAAAATCAACATGCATTCCAATTCTTACATGTAGAACCTTTAAAGCTCTCTAAACAGCTCAACAGTTAAACCAGGGAAAAGCCTTCATTTAAATGAGCTAACATGCCTGAAGAAAACGATGCCTAACCCAACACAAACAAGGGCCTTCACCAAACTTGCTGCAAGTTTGGGGACATTGATATCCAACAGCGTGTACGCTGTGAGGGCCCCTGGTTAATGAAtgagaagacaaaaaaatggtGAGACTTGCCTCAGGCTGACACAGGGCTACACTGAGACAGGGCCTCAGCCAGTCCCCCATGGCATTGCTACAGGGAGAAGAGAGATCTGGGTTTTAGCACTTACAGCCACTGTTCACCCGGATGTTATGCAGCTGTACAATGCTCTGTGTCAAAGGCCTGGTTGCCAGTGCCGTGTACAGAGCATCAAGAAATGTATTATCTAAAGCAAAACACTTAAAAGTGCTCTCACATCCTCTCTGGCTCACTAAGAGCCCACAAAAACAGAGTCTTACATTTTCCCACTTTTTATTACAGTGTTGTttcacattgacacacacagttcattaCCTCATCTATTTGAGATGCAGGGATTCTTTTTATCAATAAAgttttaacaaacaaacagaatagAAGCAGAAACAGTTAGTAGAAGCCCTCACCAAGCAACGTTGGGGACACAAGTCCAACAGCACTAAGTGCTGTGAAGGCCTCACTGTTTagcttcaaacagaaatgtATTTACATCAAACTTGCCTTGACACAGGATGGGTACTGCCCATGTAACTCCAGCGCCTTCACAACACTACGAACCATATCTACTACACTTCTACACACCTAAATGAAACATAAAGAAGGAAAGAAGCCACAGGACAGAGACAGTTTGAATCAGAATCAACAGAAACAGTTCTTGGTTAGGTAAATATTTCCTCTGTACTCTGTGATGCTCCTATATCTCTTGTTCCTCATAGCTCAGCAGTAGGTAACACAATACCAACACTGGTTTCTCTACtagcagctgaggacattagAAAAGTGTTGATTGTCCAAACCTATTTAAGAGAGGACTTCAAAATCGACCTCCAGGAGACATGACGGGGGGTCTCATACCCATGGGTGGCCGAGGAGGGGCTCCCTGGTAACCTGGAGGAACTACTGGAGGGGCCTGTCCAAATGGAGGCATTCGTCCTGGTATGTAACCTGCTATCCCCTGTGGTGGTCCGGCATACTGACCTAAAGACGGAATGGATACAGTGACAGGAAAGGTTCCAAAAATCTGCATTgagtacaataaataaatagtatGTACCAGGTATGGGATGCCGTATGCTGTGTGGATGAGGTGTCATCATGGCGCCCACAGGACCAACTGATGGGGCGGCGGCAGCAGCCGTCTGGCCTTGGTGGGAAATATTACACTGGTATCTGGGCAGGTGAGCCCGCAGCTCCTCCTAGAACACATGAGCCAGACGACAGAGGAGGAGTGATTTGACACTGAAGTTCTGCACCTTACaatctttacaatccgatagcaaccaattagttcggcagtttcactttaaaacgaagaatatgaatcatctgtggaagctataagacgctaaaaacatcagccaatcctatgaggcacccctgcatggagtattggctggttgtcactctcttcctgctctgcgcacaccacagaggtacatgcatgatggccgaagtcacagactggttgggaggcgtggccttgaggtgagctccgagagaaaggggcgtgtgtttactttcaaaatctggctcactctcactgagttttcaaaatctcctaccctacctttaaacaggagaaacaagCATGCAACATCCAGCTTATTTATCTAATGGTCTCAGAAATGTTTTTCTAAAATTGTGCAGCCACTTAcggtaaaaacaaaaattaaaagaGGACTGTTCACGATGGACTACTTACCAGTGAGATATCCTCATCAGGATGGATCAACTTACTGGTTGCACTGGAGGTCATGAGGGTGGCAGGCTTACTGGACACAGTGGAGGGAGGTTTGGAGACCATGCTGCTGTCAGCACTGGGGCTGGCTACGGCTGTGCTGGTTTGAGTGTAGGCTGGGAAAGTGGCTTTGGAGGGgtcagaggaggtggaggggggagtGTGTGGCAGCCCTGGCACTGTCTGCTGACTCTAAAtgaggggagaaagagaggaaggagaagaatgTTAGGATGTGTCAGAAGGCTGCGAGGAGACAAAGCAGGAGCAGATTCTACCTGTCCAGCAATGGGGAACAGGGGCTTTGTGACATCAGGCTGGGCAGACGGGGCAGTGGCGGCAGGAACCATGGGTCTGGCCAGCACACTTGCAACAGGAGACACCTGAGGCATGTGTGTTATTCCAGGACGGTGACCCAGTGGAGGGGAAATGCCTGATACCAGCAGAACAAACTAATTCATGTATATAGCGCTCTAAATGATATCACAGTGATTATTAGCGTGTTCTGAGGGTTACCTGGTGGCAGACCCGGCATCATCGGGGGTATTATACCACCCATCGGTATCATCCTTAACACAGGAGAAAAATAAACTCATGTAAAACCACAGAGAGAAATAAAGCGCCTGCATTCGTTGTACTGACCCTGGAGGCATTCCTGGCATGACAGGGGGCATCCCTGGTATCATGGGAGGCACAGGGATACCTGAAAGAAGAAGATTCCAAATCACAACATGACTAAAAACACAGCTACATATAAAACACATCCTCCTGCAAGCAGACATGAGAACTAATGTCAAGATGAGATCAGGACTTTCCCACCTGAGTAGCTGACTGGCGGTATCCCCGGTGCCGCAGAGCCAGGAGGCATGCCAGGCTGGCCCATAGGGGGGATGTATCCCACCTGAGGCTGGCCTGCAGCGGGCTGCTGGAAGGAAGGACCGGGCTCATCGTTGTCATCATACTCATCAGAGTCATCCtggttctgttttttcttttgagtATCTGAAAACCAGGAGCACAGTGAGTCTCTCTGACTAACCAGACAGTAGATTCAGAGTCTTTTGTTGGAAATACCTTGGTTCTTTTGTTCTAGCACTCGTCTCCTCTCTTCCATGTCTTTCTCTGGGATGCCCTCCATGCCATATATTTCTAGTTCAATATCTGTCCTTCCAGGTATTGCATTAGGGACTCCGTCAATGGTCTCTTTGTGTACCTAGAAATaaagtataataataaataattttgaAGAGTTTGTTTGATTataagattatatatatatatatgataataTTAATGTGCTCTCACCTGCATACAGTGGATTGCTAGCCCAGGTCCAGTGTACAGCTTTTTATGACAGATGTGACACTTGAAATGTTTAGCCTTCTGATGCTGGATGAGAATCTTCTCATCATCAAAATCTCTGTTACAGTACCTGAGAGCACGCTTTAGGAAACTAAATTTACTGCATGCATGAACAAATATGAAAGATATTCATGGGCTATTTCAGTTATAATGTTCCTAAATTTGAAGCCAAATAGAAAATTCAACATCAGTCATGTTGTTTACATGTTACGAGCCAGCaacaaacactcatttaaagCCAATTTCTTCGCAGACGGACAGTAAACTTTACATTATTTGACAGAGAACACGCTAACAGGAAGTTTCATAGCATCAAATGTAAGCTGTTGAAAAGGATACCAGCACCAAGGCTtcatttgtttcttcttcttcctccccatgATTTCAGCGCTGTCACTTCGCTGCCGCTTTTCCGATAATAAACACAGCTTACGGGAAGATGGCGTCGCGTCTCCCACAAGACACCGCGGCCCCAGCGCTCCCTCTGTTggtccaaataaacagttacaCACTTAAAGAGTGGATATATTTTCCACAATACACATATCGTTTGGTCATTGCGTtaataaaactgttttttaatagaaaaaaagaaagaaagttaaatTAGTTTGAGGCCTTTCTGTGTCAATATTCATCGCCTTAGATACACCGGAACCAAAGTCATAACCACATATTGCAGTCGGAAATATTTTGTTAACGTACACAAAGGTTTTCCGCAGTAGCTACGCAAAGTGAATGCTCCGAGCAGTTTCTTGAGCATTTTTGCATGATATCAGCCAGTTATTACAACGACATTAGCAAAACCATCCACAATACAAGTAAACAATAACATTGCTGCTATTTTAGCTTATGCAATAGCGCACATCTTGCAGCAGTGGGACAATGTTTACCTCACAAACCTCGTCCTTCCAAGACTCAATTGAcgtggaggagaaggatgacTTTGACAGCGAAGAACTCGCTGGATACAGCCAGAAAACTCAACTGAACTGCTACTATACCATTTATCTTTATCAAGGCACAAGGTAATGATGGATAGTGTTCGTCTCATTTTCTGCCtctcacataaataaataacagaaagTCTGTGTGGGACATTAGCGCTACCATGCGACATGTTGGCAGGTGTCAGAACAACTCTGTATAACAGAATATAAGTCACCACACGCGTGGGCCAGTGACACTTTTGCAGGTTAAACCGAATGTTGACATTCAAAATGAACCAGGTGATGAGTAAACTGTTGATTGTCTTAGATCTGAGGCTTCTGGGGAAAGTGGGGCATGGAACCAGAGACGAGCAGACTCCACAACAAGTCAGGATGACTTTAGGTAACAAAGGAGCCACATGCCCGCCTTCTACCTGCTTTCAGTGCTCGTTTCTTGTTGGCTTTCACTGTTGTGCATCGGTGTATCCACGGGCTTCCACCGGAAATGCAGTCAACATGGAATCAGTGGTGTTTTCATTCATCTCTTAACTGCTCATTGTCGTGCTGCTGAGTTACATGTTTTTTGGTGCTTCTCAGTGACCTGACAATCTCCATAATATGTGTCAAGTGGAGTTGGCagtttcagctgtgtgtctcacatgtgtgttgtgttggatGTGTGGCTTATGGTCATCAGctttcttcatctcctctccaTTGATCTGAGTGGCTTCCAAATTCCACACTGGCAGCAAAGTTTGCTCGTATCCATACTGACTGTAAGCTTTGCCCACAGCCTGAGACTGGTTGACAGCAGCCTGCCGTCTGAGGCAGAACCCGAGCTGCGGACCTACATTTCAAGGAGGCTGAGCAAAGGAGCCCTGCTGGGAGGCATGGGGAACATTGCCACAGTGGAACTCAGGTACTGATGTTAAATACGGTAAGATTCAGAAGTGGATATGTCCTCAACACATCTGTGcttgacatattttttttctttccagtattccagagcaggcgATTGGCTGCTACTGCTGTCTCCTGGAGCAGGAAAGGTCTCCTGAACAGCCAGACGCTGATGGGAATGGATATGTCATCTGCTTCATGGGGGGTTCTGAGAAAGGACTGAACTTATATCCTTTTGCATGGTGGTATTTAGTCATACCCAAGCTCTTACAATAATAATTTCCTCACAAAAAGATGTTCACAGTGCTTCCAAAGAGCAGCTAGATTCCTTGaccaaacacacatttagattAGAGCTTGATAAGTACGTCCAAGGCTTGCATGGAAGCCTGCAAACCCCAGAGGTAAAAGCACACCCTTGCACTGTAATgaagacatatatatatacctcactgtgtgtgtctgcatgtagCTTCAGAACCTTGAAACTGAAGTGCGTCCCTATCTGAGCCAGTGGTATGAGGAGTCTGTGATGCACATTTATCGAGTGGTGCAGCTGGTCCAGAACAACACCAGCTTCCTGCTGCAT of the Parambassis ranga chromosome 8, fParRan2.1, whole genome shotgun sequence genome contains:
- the LOC114440272 gene encoding BUB3-interacting and GLEBS motif-containing protein ZNF207-like isoform X1, producing the protein MGRKKKKQMKPWCWYCNRDFDDEKILIQHQKAKHFKCHICHKKLYTGPGLAIHCMQVHKETIDGVPNAIPGRTDIELEIYGMEGIPEKDMEERRRVLEQKNQDTQKKKQNQDDSDEYDDNDEPGPSFQQPAAGQPQVGYIPPMGQPGMPPGSAAPGIPPVSYSGIPVPPMIPGMPPVMPGMPPGMIPMGGIIPPMMPGLPPGISPPLGHRPGITHMPQVSPVASVLARPMVPAATAPSAQPDVTKPLFPIAGQSQQTVPGLPHTPPSTSSDPSKATFPAYTQTSTAVASPSADSSMVSKPPSTVSSKPATLMTSSATSKLIHPDEDISLEELRAHLPRYQCNISHQGQTAAAAAPSVGPVGAMMTPHPHSIRHPIPGQYAGPPQGIAGYIPGRMPPFGQAPPVVPPGYQGAPPRPPMGMRPPVMSPGGRF
- the LOC114440272 gene encoding BUB3-interacting and GLEBS motif-containing protein ZNF207-like isoform X2, whose amino-acid sequence is MGRKKKKQMKPWCWYCNRDFDDEKILIQHQKAKHFKCHICHKKLYTGPGLAIHCMQVHKETIDGVPNAIPGRTDIELEIYGMEGIPEKDMEERRRVLEQKNQDTQKKKQNQDDSDEYDDNDEPGPSFQQPAAGQPQVGYIPPMGQPGMPPGSAAPGIPPVSYSGIPVPPMIPGMPPVMPGMPPGMIPMGGIIPPMMPGLPPGISPPLGHRPGITHMPQVSPVASVLARPMVPAATAPSAQPDVTKPLFPIAGQSQQTVPGLPHTPPSTSSDPSKATFPAYTQTSTAVASPSADSSMVSKPPSTVSSKPATLMTSSATSKLIHPDEDISLEELRAHLPRYQCNISHQGQTAAAAAPSVGPVGAMMTPHPHSIRHPIPGQYAGPPQGIAGYIPGRMPPFGQAPPVVPPGYQGAPPRPPMGV
- the c8h17orf75 gene encoding protein Njmu-R1; this translates as MFTSQTSSFQDSIDVEEKDDFDSEELAGYSQKTQLNCYYTIYLYQGTRSEASGESGAWNQRRADSTTSQDDFSLRLVDSSLPSEAEPELRTYISRRLSKGALLGGMGNIATVELSIPEQAIGCYCCLLEQERSPEQPDADGNGYVICFMGGSEKGLNLFRLELDKYVQGLHGSLQTPELQNLETEVRPYLSQWYEESVMHIYRVVQLVQNNTSFLLHAALSHTYVDVINSDERTKADVSRFIKAASLQGLSQQDTTAASLCKVMSEDTQSHLIIDCSTSPPTLTNTVSNRFCDDWIQAFLNAAERCNPFLLRQILENFKLKAIQDMNSLKRFVRQAEMSHYALFRCCQFLQGCGNGDVLLQNARAEHSDLPEACSIITVLEEFLKEESQAQA